In Streptococcus oralis, a single window of DNA contains:
- a CDS encoding type I restriction endonuclease subunit R, whose protein sequence is MGFTEDNYEHAVIELFRDSLGYSYVYGPDVERDYRTPLYLEELYSALERINAKLPTVAIQEAIEKLQRFETGSLLQKNKIFTNYLQNGIEVSYFHQGRKQSNLVYLVDFDNVNNNSFTVINQWTIVEKSNKRPDIIVFLNGLPVVVFELKSPSRQETDASDAYRQLKTYQKEIPNLFNYNAFCVMTDLATSKAGTITAGEDRFMEWKTTDGSFEDTQYANFTTFIEGIFDKTRFLDILRNFICFSEDAKILAAYHQYFAVNKAAVSTLNATKSDGRGGVFWHTQGSGKSLSMVFYAHLLQKVLDSPTIVVLTDRNDLDEQLYGQFSKCQDFLRQTPIRAESRLHLKELLTGRQANGIIFTTMQKFSESEEALSDRRNIVVMADEAHRGQYGLEEKIKITKGKDGESEAKLVVGAARLIRDSLPNATYIGFTGTPISTKDKSTTEVFGNYIDVYDMTQAVEDGATRPVYYESRVMHLKLDESILRLIDTEYDLMAQSAESHAIDRSKKELGRLDSILGADQTISALCEDIITHYEENRAQELTGKAMIVAYSRPIAMKIYRTLLEKRPNWTEKIGVVMTSSNNDPEEWHDIVGNKRHKEEMAKRFKDNESPFKIAIVVDMWLTGFDVPSLATMYVYKPMQGHNLMQAIARVNRVYKNKEGGLVVDYIGIASALKQAMNDYTNRDKDNFGDTDIAKTALPKFVEKLEVCRDLFYGFDYSEFMLSKSSDLIRAKTISGGVNFLSSVDKEKKKELFIKESLLLRQALSLCRSLLTPEQRFEAAYFEAVRTLLTRITGEGKKLSLKDINDRINELLKASIKSEGVINLFSDIDTGFSLFDPKFLDEISKMKEKNIAVELLKKLLQEQITLYQRTNLVKSEKFSEILSRAMRAYLNGMLSNEEVIAELMKMAKEMAKAHEEGDSLGLTDEELAFYDALTQPQAVKDFYENDELVAMTHELTETLRKSRTIDWQKKHSARARMRMLVKRLLRKYKYPPEGVEDAIVTVIKQCEMWTDNPDNNYESYSFSDQLMAAESRVEFKSK, encoded by the coding sequence ATGGGATTCACTGAGGACAACTACGAACACGCGGTCATTGAACTTTTTCGTGATAGTTTGGGCTATTCATATGTTTATGGTCCAGATGTAGAGCGTGATTATAGAACACCTTTATATTTGGAAGAGCTTTATTCTGCTTTAGAAAGGATCAATGCTAAGCTACCGACTGTTGCAATTCAAGAGGCAATTGAAAAGTTACAGCGTTTTGAAACAGGTTCCTTGCTTCAAAAAAATAAGATTTTTACAAATTATCTTCAAAACGGTATAGAAGTTTCCTATTTTCATCAAGGAAGAAAACAATCTAATCTCGTTTATTTAGTTGATTTCGATAATGTAAATAATAATTCTTTTACTGTAATTAATCAATGGACAATTGTAGAGAAGAGTAATAAACGTCCTGATATTATAGTGTTTTTGAATGGTTTGCCAGTAGTTGTTTTTGAGTTGAAAAGTCCTTCTCGCCAAGAAACAGATGCTTCTGATGCTTACCGTCAGCTTAAAACATATCAGAAAGAAATTCCAAATTTATTTAACTATAATGCTTTTTGCGTAATGACGGATCTAGCCACTTCAAAGGCGGGGACAATTACTGCTGGTGAAGACCGCTTTATGGAGTGGAAGACCACTGATGGTAGTTTTGAAGATACTCAGTATGCTAATTTTACCACGTTCATTGAAGGTATTTTTGATAAGACTAGATTTTTGGATATTTTAAGGAATTTTATCTGCTTTTCTGAGGATGCTAAGATTTTAGCGGCTTATCATCAGTATTTTGCAGTGAATAAGGCTGCAGTATCTACTTTGAATGCAACTAAAAGCGATGGACGGGGAGGTGTTTTCTGGCATACGCAAGGGAGTGGGAAATCTCTATCCATGGTTTTCTATGCTCATCTGCTGCAGAAAGTTTTAGACTCGCCAACTATTGTCGTTTTGACTGATCGAAATGATTTAGACGAACAGTTATATGGACAGTTTTCCAAATGCCAAGATTTTCTGAGACAGACACCGATTCGGGCAGAGAGCCGTTTGCATCTGAAAGAACTATTGACTGGTCGCCAAGCCAATGGCATTATATTTACAACTATGCAGAAGTTTTCAGAGTCAGAAGAGGCGCTTTCTGATAGAAGAAACATTGTTGTCATGGCAGATGAGGCTCATCGTGGTCAGTATGGACTTGAAGAAAAGATTAAAATTACCAAAGGAAAAGATGGAGAAAGCGAAGCGAAACTAGTCGTCGGAGCAGCCAGACTGATTAGAGATAGCTTGCCTAATGCGACTTATATTGGATTTACTGGAACTCCTATTTCTACTAAAGATAAGTCTACAACAGAGGTTTTTGGTAATTACATTGACGTTTACGATATGACACAGGCGGTTGAAGATGGCGCCACTCGGCCTGTCTATTATGAAAGTCGCGTCATGCATTTAAAACTAGATGAAAGTATCTTGCGTTTGATTGACACAGAGTATGACTTGATGGCACAAAGCGCTGAATCACATGCGATTGATAGAAGCAAGAAGGAATTGGGTCGTCTTGATAGTATTTTAGGGGCCGATCAAACTATTAGTGCCTTGTGTGAAGATATCATTACCCATTATGAAGAAAATCGTGCGCAGGAATTAACTGGAAAAGCAATGATTGTTGCTTATTCTCGTCCGATTGCGATGAAAATTTATCGTACCTTACTTGAAAAGCGTCCGAATTGGACAGAAAAAATTGGAGTTGTCATGACTTCTAGTAATAATGATCCGGAAGAATGGCATGATATAGTAGGGAATAAGCGACATAAAGAAGAGATGGCTAAAAGGTTTAAAGACAATGAAAGCCCATTTAAGATTGCTATCGTCGTTGATATGTGGCTGACTGGATTTGATGTTCCTAGCCTTGCAACTATGTATGTATATAAGCCAATGCAAGGTCATAATCTTATGCAGGCAATCGCTCGTGTTAACCGTGTATACAAAAATAAAGAGGGTGGACTTGTAGTTGATTATATCGGTATTGCAAGTGCTTTAAAGCAAGCCATGAACGATTATACAAATCGAGACAAAGATAACTTTGGGGACACTGATATAGCTAAGACAGCTTTACCAAAGTTTGTCGAAAAACTAGAGGTCTGCCGTGATTTGTTTTATGGGTTTGACTATTCAGAATTCATGCTCTCTAAATCAAGTGATTTAATCAGAGCTAAAACAATTAGTGGCGGGGTAAACTTCTTGTCAAGTGTAGACAAGGAGAAGAAGAAAGAGCTCTTCATAAAAGAATCGTTACTCTTACGCCAAGCGTTATCACTTTGTCGTTCTTTGCTTACTCCTGAGCAACGTTTTGAAGCAGCTTATTTTGAAGCAGTCAGAACATTGCTGACACGAATAACTGGGGAGGGTAAAAAGCTTTCTCTGAAAGATATTAATGATCGTATCAATGAATTACTAAAAGCTTCTATCAAGAGTGAAGGTGTCATTAATTTATTCTCAGATATTGATACAGGATTTTCGTTATTTGATCCTAAATTTTTAGATGAAATCTCTAAAATGAAGGAAAAAAACATAGCGGTAGAACTCTTAAAAAAATTATTACAAGAGCAGATTACCTTATATCAAAGAACAAATTTAGTCAAATCCGAAAAGTTCTCTGAAATTCTTTCGCGAGCGATGAGAGCATATCTGAATGGCATGCTTTCGAATGAAGAAGTTATTGCTGAATTAATGAAAATGGCCAAAGAAATGGCGAAGGCTCACGAAGAGGGAGATTCTTTGGGTCTTACAGATGAAGAATTAGCTTTCTATGATGCTTTGACGCAACCACAAGCAGTCAAAGATTTTTATGAAAATGATGAGCTTGTTGCAATGACTCATGAATTAACGGAGACATTGCGCAAAAGCAGAACTATTGATTGGCAGAAAAAACATTCTGCGCGTGCTCGTATGCGCATGCTTGTTAAACGGCTCCTTAGGAAATACAAATATCCACCAGAGGGTGTTGAAGACGCTATTGTGACTGTTATCAAGCAATGTGAAATGTGGACGGATAACCCTGATAATAATTATGAATCCTATTCGTTTTCTGACCAACTGATGGCTGCTGAAAGTAGGGTAGAATTTAAATCGAAATAA
- a CDS encoding alpha/beta hydrolase-fold protein has translation MTLLINKTFVWEGITVNIALPQDYDGSRPYPAILLNDGQTNYLSKLSSSVILIGLISNNRLDDYTPWKANALKPGNPDFGGRADSYHQKLFNGILAEIRRHYLLDDKRIAYGGYSLGGLAAVYSLYSVCEVPCVFSICGSFWYPGFTDFCRTQDLKNKDCLVYLQNGKTEGANHSNRLSKAPFYAVEIHRLIQKEILTTCSVFDPYGHHEALKERYADFADWLATQWHIN, from the coding sequence ATGACTTTGTTAATAAATAAGACCTTTGTCTGGGAGGGTATCACTGTCAATATTGCCCTGCCCCAAGATTATGACGGATCACGACCTTATCCAGCAATCTTGCTAAATGATGGACAGACAAACTACCTGAGCAAGCTTTCTTCATCAGTAATCTTGATCGGACTAATATCAAACAACAGGCTGGATGATTATACACCCTGGAAAGCCAATGCTCTAAAGCCTGGCAATCCCGATTTTGGTGGTAGAGCAGATAGCTACCATCAGAAACTATTCAACGGTATATTAGCAGAAATCAGACGGCACTACCTACTGGATGATAAGAGAATTGCCTATGGTGGCTACTCTCTCGGTGGACTAGCAGCTGTTTACAGTCTCTATAGTGTCTGCGAAGTTCCCTGTGTTTTTTCTATCTGCGGTTCCTTTTGGTACCCAGGTTTTACCGACTTTTGCCGGACACAGGACTTGAAAAACAAGGACTGTCTAGTCTATTTGCAGAATGGAAAGACTGAAGGCGCGAATCACTCAAATCGACTTTCCAAAGCTCCTTTTTATGCTGTAGAAATTCATCGCTTGATTCAGAAAGAAATCCTTACCACTTGCTCCGTCTTTGATCCTTACGGTCATCATGAGGCTCTCAAAGAGCGCTATGCTGACTTTGCCGACTGGCTGGCCACACAATGGCATATCAACTAA